The following proteins are co-located in the Bradyrhizobium sp. AZCC 2176 genome:
- a CDS encoding DUF72 domain-containing protein, protein MARVLIGTSGWHYDSWRGPFFPKGLRHKEELPYYSRQFSTTELNGVFYRTPTPEAVTSWRNQTRRDFIFAWKASKFITHWKRLSHNSVNSLELLEDRLSLLGTKAGPILFQLPPSFQVDADRLVSFFELLPKKRRYSFEFRHPSWYTPQIFRLLRAQNISLCISDHHDAPAPWKRTADFVYVRGHGPTGRYKGHYSPQTLSEWARHIRSWKRQGCDVFVYFDNDQKSAAPADARALRELMGQA, encoded by the coding sequence ATGGCGCGGGTCCTGATCGGTACCTCCGGCTGGCACTACGATTCCTGGCGCGGGCCATTTTTCCCCAAGGGCCTGCGCCACAAGGAGGAGTTGCCGTATTACAGCCGCCAGTTTTCGACGACCGAACTCAACGGCGTGTTTTACCGAACGCCCACGCCGGAAGCGGTGACGAGCTGGCGAAACCAGACCCGGCGCGATTTCATCTTTGCCTGGAAGGCATCCAAATTCATCACCCATTGGAAACGGCTTTCGCACAATTCGGTCAACAGCCTCGAACTGCTGGAAGACCGCCTGTCGCTGCTCGGCACCAAAGCGGGACCGATCCTGTTTCAGCTACCGCCTTCCTTCCAGGTTGATGCCGACCGGCTCGTGTCCTTCTTCGAGCTGCTGCCGAAGAAGCGCCGCTACAGCTTCGAATTCCGCCATCCAAGCTGGTACACACCGCAGATATTCCGTCTGCTCCGGGCGCAAAACATCTCGCTATGCATATCCGATCATCATGATGCGCCCGCCCCCTGGAAGCGCACCGCCGACTTTGTCTACGTGCGCGGACACGGACCGACCGGCCGCTACAAAGGTCATTACAGTCCGCAGACTCTGTCGGAATGGGCACGCCATATCAGGTCCTGGAAGCGGCAAGGCTGCGACGTGTTCGTCTATTTCGACAACGACCAGAAAAGCGCAGCACCTGCCGACGCCAGAGCCTTGCGTGAGCTGATGGGTCAGGCTTGA
- the trhA gene encoding PAQR family membrane homeostasis protein TrhA yields MTIFRLKQLASTSIHAAADAMHWNYDRAELIADGVVHIVGVCLGLVAATALIVLTAIYASAFEIAVVSVYVAGLLAMLTLSAMYNLWPVSRAKWVLRRFDHSAIYLLIAATYTPFIVALKESYLAIALLIGVWCVAIVGVVLKLARPGRYDRLAVGFYLALGWSGVMIYDSVVKAVPPLALGFVVAGGVLYSLGVIFHAWQRLRFQNAIWHGFVLLGAACHYTAVLDMMVLT; encoded by the coding sequence ATGACTATCTTCAGACTGAAACAACTCGCTTCGACATCCATCCATGCGGCGGCTGACGCCATGCACTGGAACTACGACCGCGCCGAACTGATTGCCGACGGCGTCGTGCATATCGTCGGCGTCTGTCTGGGGCTTGTCGCCGCCACCGCCTTGATCGTGCTGACCGCGATCTATGCCAGCGCGTTCGAAATCGCGGTGGTATCGGTCTATGTCGCCGGCCTGCTCGCGATGCTGACGCTGTCGGCGATGTATAATCTCTGGCCGGTGTCGCGCGCCAAATGGGTACTGCGCCGCTTCGATCATTCGGCGATCTATCTCCTGATCGCCGCCACCTACACCCCGTTCATCGTGGCGCTGAAGGAGAGCTATCTGGCGATCGCGCTGCTGATCGGGGTGTGGTGCGTCGCGATCGTAGGCGTAGTGCTGAAGCTGGCGCGTCCGGGGCGCTACGATCGTTTGGCCGTGGGGTTCTATCTCGCGTTAGGCTGGAGCGGCGTCATGATTTACGATTCGGTGGTGAAGGCGGTGCCGCCGCTGGCGCTGGGCTTCGTTGTGGCGGGCGGCGTGCTCTATAGCCTCGGCGTGATCTTCCACGCCTGGCAGCGGCTGCGCTTCCAGAACGCGATCTGGCACGGCTTCGTCTTGCTCGGCGCGGCGTGCCATTATACGGCTGTTCTCGATATGATGGTCCTGACGTAA
- a CDS encoding YcjF family protein translates to MSEKTPHRRPATFKLDDPGVIVMGPDETGRPPRGAVHITPEADPANLPVPIDAPLVPARRGFRWGTLFWSAVGGLVLLASGLGVVNLIEDLFARSETLGYVALAFAAAAALALAVVIGREAFGLARLAAIEKLHQRATEVLRSDDRVASRAVVNDLLKLAHQNPQLARARATLVSHADDIIDGADMIKLAERELLAPLDEEARRLVSAAAQRVSVVTAVSPRALIDVLFVFVAAMRLIRQLARLYGGRPGTLGMISLLRHVIGHLAITGGMAVGDSLVQQMLGHGIAAKLSQRLGEGVLNGLLTARLGLAAIDVTRPLPFTALPRPALADLAKDLLRKRDDDALT, encoded by the coding sequence ATGAGCGAGAAAACGCCGCATCGGCGGCCGGCCACGTTCAAGCTCGACGATCCCGGCGTGATCGTGATGGGTCCGGATGAAACCGGACGCCCTCCCCGCGGCGCCGTGCACATCACGCCCGAGGCCGATCCTGCGAACCTGCCTGTGCCGATCGATGCGCCGCTGGTTCCGGCGCGCCGCGGCTTTCGCTGGGGCACGCTGTTCTGGTCCGCGGTCGGTGGCCTCGTGCTGCTGGCCTCAGGCCTCGGCGTCGTCAATTTGATCGAGGACCTGTTCGCGCGCAGCGAAACCCTGGGCTATGTCGCGCTGGCCTTCGCTGCCGCCGCCGCGCTGGCGCTGGCGGTCGTGATCGGGCGCGAAGCCTTCGGGCTGGCGCGGCTGGCGGCCATCGAAAAGCTGCATCAACGCGCCACGGAAGTGCTGCGCAGCGACGACCGCGTCGCCAGCCGCGCCGTCGTGAACGATCTGCTCAAGCTCGCGCATCAGAACCCGCAACTGGCGCGCGCCCGCGCCACGCTGGTGAGTCATGCCGACGACATCATCGATGGCGCCGACATGATCAAGCTGGCCGAGCGCGAATTGTTGGCGCCGCTCGACGAAGAAGCGCGCCGGCTGGTTTCGGCGGCCGCGCAACGCGTCTCGGTGGTCACGGCGGTCAGCCCGCGCGCGCTGATCGACGTGCTGTTCGTGTTCGTCGCCGCGATGCGGCTGATCCGGCAACTGGCGCGGCTCTATGGCGGCCGGCCCGGCACGCTCGGCATGATCAGCCTGCTCCGCCACGTCATCGGCCACCTCGCCATTACCGGCGGCATGGCGGTCGGCGACAGCCTGGTGCAGCAGATGCTCGGCCACGGCATCGCGGCAAAGCTCTCGCAGCGCCTTGGCGAAGGCGTGCTTAACGGCCTGCTGACGGCTCGGCTGGGACTTGCCGCGATCGACGTGACGCGTCCATTGCCGTTCACCGCATTGCCGCGGCCTGCGCTTGCCGATCTCGCCAAGGACTTGCTGCGCAAGCGCGACGATGATGCTCTTACGTAG
- a CDS encoding YcjX family protein, with product MAPSFSDIFEEARLSARALLDYGDSFFNPTVRLGVTGLSRAGKTVFITALIHGLTRGGRFPIFEPYATGRIARARLAPQPDDAVPRFAYENHVRTLIEERCWPSSTTDISELRLVIDYQRQNGADRTLTIDIVDYPGEWLLDLPLLNKSFEQWSAESLALSREGPRAKLATPWHKHLKTLQPEDRENEQATLAAAKLFTDYLRACRDERFAMSLLPPGRFLMPGNLADTPALTFAPLDVAADGSAPDGSLWAMMRRRYEAYKDVVVRPFFRDHFARLDRQIVLVDALAAFNAGPEALHDLEAALSGILDCFRIGRGTILSSLFRPRIDRILFAATKADHLHHQSHDRLEAVLRRAVAKAADRAEYAGAAIDVVALSAVRATREAQVARGREKLPSIIGTPAPGERANGEAFDGETEVATFPGDLPADPEQLFNGFRGLSSAASEQADFRFLRFRPPVLERTANDEPALPHIRLDRALQFLIGDRLQ from the coding sequence ATGGCCCCCAGTTTTTCAGACATTTTCGAGGAAGCGCGCCTGTCGGCGCGGGCGCTGCTGGACTACGGCGACAGCTTTTTCAATCCCACCGTGCGGCTCGGCGTCACAGGCCTGTCGCGCGCCGGCAAGACCGTGTTCATCACGGCGCTGATCCACGGCCTGACCCGCGGCGGGAGGTTTCCCATCTTCGAGCCCTATGCCACGGGCCGGATCGCCCGCGCCCGGCTGGCGCCACAGCCGGACGACGCCGTGCCGCGATTCGCCTATGAAAACCACGTCCGTACCCTGATCGAGGAGCGGTGCTGGCCGAGCTCGACCACTGATATCAGCGAACTGCGCCTCGTCATCGACTACCAGCGGCAGAACGGCGCCGACCGAACGCTCACCATCGACATCGTCGACTACCCCGGCGAGTGGCTGCTCGACCTGCCGCTGCTCAACAAGAGTTTTGAGCAATGGTCTGCCGAGAGCCTTGCGCTGTCGCGCGAGGGCCCGCGCGCAAAACTCGCGACGCCATGGCACAAGCATCTGAAGACGCTTCAACCCGAGGACCGCGAAAACGAACAGGCGACCCTCGCGGCGGCCAAACTGTTCACCGACTATTTGCGCGCCTGCCGCGACGAACGTTTTGCCATGAGCCTGCTGCCGCCCGGGCGCTTCCTGATGCCGGGCAATCTGGCTGATACGCCGGCACTCACATTTGCGCCGCTCGATGTCGCGGCCGACGGCAGCGCGCCCGACGGTTCGCTATGGGCGATGATGCGGCGGCGCTACGAGGCCTACAAGGATGTCGTGGTGCGTCCGTTCTTCCGCGATCATTTTGCGCGGCTCGACCGCCAGATTGTGCTGGTCGATGCGCTTGCCGCGTTCAACGCCGGGCCCGAGGCGCTGCATGATCTCGAAGCCGCGCTGTCGGGCATTCTCGATTGCTTCCGCATCGGCCGTGGCACGATCCTGAGCAGCCTGTTTCGGCCCCGGATCGATCGCATTCTGTTCGCCGCCACCAAGGCCGACCATCTGCACCATCAGAGCCATGACCGGCTGGAAGCGGTGCTGCGGCGGGCGGTCGCCAAGGCGGCCGACCGCGCCGAATATGCCGGTGCTGCCATCGACGTGGTCGCGCTATCGGCAGTGCGCGCCACGCGCGAGGCGCAGGTGGCGCGCGGCCGGGAGAAGCTGCCGTCCATAATCGGCACGCCCGCGCCCGGCGAGAGGGCCAATGGCGAGGCCTTCGATGGCGAGACCGAAGTGGCGACCTTTCCGGGCGACCTGCCCGCCGATCCCGAGCAACTGTTCAACGGCTTTCGCGGCCTCTCCAGCGCGGCTTCCGAACAGGCCGATTTCCGCTTCCTGCGCTTCCGGCCGCCGGTGCTGGAGCGCACCGCCAACGACGAGCCCGCGCTGCCTCACATCCGCCTCGACCGCGCGCTCCAGTTCCTGATCGGAGACCGACTGCAATGA